From Heteronotia binoei isolate CCM8104 ecotype False Entrance Well chromosome 3, APGP_CSIRO_Hbin_v1, whole genome shotgun sequence, a single genomic window includes:
- the LOC132568724 gene encoding gap junction beta-6 protein-like, whose protein sequence is MDWGSLQAILGGVNKHSTSIGKIWLTVLFIFRIMILVVAAEEVWGDEQDDFVCNTLQPGCKNVCYDHFFPISHIRLWALQLIFVSTPALLVAMHVAYRRHERKKKFIKGEGNCEYKDLEEIKRQKFRIEGPLWWTYTTSIFFRIIFEVAFMYVFYHMYQGYHMPRLLKCSTWPCPNVVDCFVSRPTEKTVFTIFMIAVSAICIILNVTEFGYLVAKFCIRRSRRAAATRHHPNHENKEESKQNEMNELISDSCQNTVTGFPSS, encoded by the coding sequence ATGGACTGGGGATCGCTTCAGGCCATTTTAGGAGGTGTAAACAAACATTCCACCAGTATTGGAAAGATCTGGCTGACTGTCCTGTTCATCTTCCGAATTATGATCCTTGTTGTCGCTGCAGAGGAAGTCTGGGGTGATGAGCAAGATGATTTTGTCTGCAACACTCTGCAGCCAGGATGTAAAAATGTCTGTTATGATCACTTTTTCCCCATTTCTCACATCAGACTCTGGGCCCTTCAGCTCATTTTTGTCTCTACTCCTGCTCTCTTGGTTGCAATGCACGTGGCATACAGAAGACATGAAAGGAAAAAGAAGTTCATAAAGGGAGAAGGAAACTGTGAATATAAGGACTTAGAAGAAATAAAAAGACAAAAATTTCGCATTGAGGGCCCTTTGTGGTGGACATACACTACAAGCATTTTTTTCAGGATAATCTTTGAAGTTGCCTTCATGTATGTGTTTTACCACATGTATCAGGGGTACCACATGCCTCGCCTGCTCAAATGCAGCACTTGGCCTTGTCCCAATGTGGTGGACTGTTTCGTTTCCCGACCCACTGAAAAGACTGTCTTCACCATTTTCATGATCGCAGTGTCTGCTATTTGCATTATATTAAATGTAACTGAATTTGGTTACTTGGTGGCAAAGTTTTGTATTAGAAGGTCTAGAAGAGCAGCAGCCACCAGGCATCACCCCAATCATGAGAACAAAGAAGAAAgtaaacaaaatgaaatgaatgaactCATATCTGATAGCTGCCAGAATACAGTAACAGGATTTCCAAGCAGCTAA